One genomic segment of Dehalogenimonas alkenigignens includes these proteins:
- a CDS encoding adenosylcobinamide amidohydrolase — protein sequence MDKTKTKNCAADTGKPVSKVTYREPLGEFHGVKAEIVGHRVWDFPANTLALRLPQPKWVLCAYQGYRKVTSVLNCFHPPESWHAVDNTDRTYWEYTRWIHREMLKQVAPGEKTALLFTGVDMHKHVMVEETFEELWVQAWVTAGVKTNALRIGRDAAYGIERHGLWQPFNHKAPPQPGTINIIVLTSSDLGQAAMASSFITITEAKTAALQDLDIRSAYNPKWQATGTSTDQVCIVPGNGDRCFYVSGQVKLGEMIARAVTRGVTEAINKVRGEG from the coding sequence ATGGACAAAACAAAAACAAAAAACTGCGCCGCCGACACCGGCAAGCCGGTCTCGAAAGTCACTTATCGAGAGCCGCTCGGGGAGTTCCACGGCGTCAAGGCCGAGATCGTCGGCCACCGCGTCTGGGACTTCCCGGCCAACACCCTGGCCCTCCGCCTGCCGCAGCCAAAGTGGGTGCTGTGCGCCTACCAGGGCTACCGCAAGGTGACCTCCGTCCTTAACTGCTTCCACCCGCCGGAGTCCTGGCATGCCGTGGACAATACCGACCGCACCTACTGGGAATATACCCGCTGGATCCACCGGGAAATGCTGAAGCAGGTGGCCCCGGGCGAAAAGACAGCGCTTCTTTTCACCGGCGTGGATATGCACAAGCATGTCATGGTTGAGGAGACCTTCGAGGAGCTGTGGGTTCAAGCCTGGGTCACCGCCGGGGTCAAGACCAACGCCCTTAGAATCGGCCGGGACGCCGCCTACGGCATCGAGCGCCACGGCCTATGGCAGCCATTCAACCACAAAGCCCCGCCCCAGCCCGGCACCATCAACATCATCGTCCTGACCTCGTCCGACCTGGGCCAGGCGGCCATGGCAAGTTCTTTCATTACCATCACCGAGGCTAAGACCGCCGCCCTCCAGGACCTGGACATCCGAAGCGCCTACAATCCCAAGTGGCAAGCCACCGGCACCAGCACCGACCAGGTGTGCATCGTGCCGGGCAACGGGGACCGCTGCTTTTATGTATCAGGGCAGGTCAAGCTGGGCGAAATGATTGCCCGGGCCGTCACCCGCGGTGTCACCGAGGCGATCAACAAGGTGCGGGGGGAGGGGTGA
- a CDS encoding DUF2779 domain-containing protein, with the protein MKNRSGKLLTKSKFMAGLQCPRYLWIYVNDPGRIPQPDLVTQHTFDQGHEVGEIAKELFPGGLDMSGLGFREMLTETSARLRDRKPIFEAAFQCGQLYARVDILNPSADGGWDIVEVKSSTDVKDENIADVAFQRYVVERCGLAVNRCHLIHINRDYVKQGEIDPAGLLQSADITDQVAEVYGGVADMTEDMLQTVAGDCPDSVIGRLCDSPYGCPLKDECWADMPQHPVTGLYRIGARSDDLLKLGVTAIADIPAHFKLNDKQAIQKSCVECGQPHVESGEISKFLSSLEFPHQYLDFETFATAVPMFDGTRPYQNIPFQYSLHTIAAPSAEAGHRYFLYQGNADPRPEFISALKRDLVEAGTIIVYNQGFEEGVLKKLAEAFPEYTEWVNGITARMADLLIPFRSFHYYHPAQGGSASLKQVLPALTGISYDSLEICDGQVASLKYFSAAYGGLPEAERRKVFSNLLEYCGQDTWGMVRIVGRLREISGG; encoded by the coding sequence GTGAAAAACCGCTCTGGCAAGCTTCTCACCAAATCCAAATTCATGGCCGGTCTCCAGTGCCCGCGCTATCTGTGGATCTACGTCAACGATCCCGGCCGCATTCCGCAGCCGGACCTGGTCACCCAACACACCTTCGACCAGGGGCATGAAGTCGGCGAGATCGCCAAGGAGCTGTTTCCCGGCGGCCTGGACATGTCCGGCCTCGGCTTTCGGGAAATGCTGACCGAGACCTCGGCCCGCCTCCGCGACCGCAAGCCCATCTTCGAAGCGGCTTTCCAGTGCGGCCAGCTTTACGCCCGCGTGGATATCCTCAATCCCTCCGCCGACGGCGGCTGGGACATCGTCGAGGTCAAGAGCTCCACCGACGTCAAAGACGAAAATATCGCCGACGTGGCTTTTCAGCGCTATGTCGTCGAGCGCTGCGGCCTGGCTGTCAACCGCTGCCATCTCATCCATATCAACCGCGATTATGTAAAGCAAGGCGAGATCGACCCCGCCGGCCTGCTGCAGTCCGCGGACATTACCGATCAGGTCGCGGAGGTGTACGGCGGCGTCGCGGACATGACCGAGGATATGCTTCAGACCGTCGCCGGCGACTGCCCGGATTCGGTCATTGGCCGCCTGTGCGATTCCCCCTACGGCTGCCCGCTGAAAGACGAGTGTTGGGCAGATATGCCGCAGCACCCGGTGACCGGTCTCTACCGCATCGGGGCCAGGTCTGATGACCTGCTCAAACTCGGCGTGACCGCTATCGCCGACATCCCGGCCCATTTCAAGCTGAACGACAAACAGGCTATCCAGAAGAGCTGCGTGGAGTGCGGCCAGCCCCATGTAGAATCAGGCGAGATTTCCAAATTCCTGTCAAGCCTGGAATTTCCCCACCAATACCTGGACTTTGAAACTTTCGCCACCGCCGTTCCGATGTTCGACGGCACCAGGCCTTACCAGAATATTCCTTTCCAGTACTCTTTGCATACCATCGCCGCACCGAGCGCGGAGGCGGGACACCGCTACTTTCTGTACCAGGGCAACGCCGACCCGCGCCCGGAGTTTATCAGCGCCCTGAAACGCGACCTCGTCGAGGCCGGCACCATCATCGTTTATAACCAGGGCTTCGAGGAAGGTGTCCTCAAGAAGCTGGCCGAGGCTTTCCCGGAATACACCGAATGGGTCAACGGTATCACTGCCCGGATGGCCGACCTGCTCATCCCCTTCCGCAGCTTCCACTACTACCACCCGGCTCAGGGCGGCAGCGCCTCTTTGAAGCAGGTGCTGCCCGCGCTTACCGGCATCAGTTACGACAGCCTGGAGATCTGCGACGGCCAGGTGGCTTCTCTAAAATATTTTTCCGCAGCTTACGGCGGCCTGCCGGAGGCTGAACGCCGGAAGGTTTTCTCCAACCTGCTGGAGTATTGCGGCCAGGATACCTGGGGCATGGTACGCATCGTCGGGCGGCTGCGGGAGATATCCGGTGGCTAA
- a CDS encoding HNH endonuclease produces MTISTQDIKLLWGRAAQRCAFPDCQRVLSENKKTAHEGFPLGEMAHIVGESENAPRGDSNLSLVDRDSYFNLILLCPTHHTLIDKNVNDYTIEKLHLLKDQHEYWVERSLVGKKDTLETAQAVIYGNLIDSVVEACQLDTWDTWASRAAALTIRWDKDAHDRLFRFKNKIIGAIWPKTLPELECTIKMVTYELYEAVQTFALHCKPSTTKIEYMVEDVFYKTQGWLPQKEYDELFEEYKCWHTKCENHIIEATKAINWLADVVRRDINPLFYATKGKFFLILGPYGDTLEFRSYFFEYTKDQKLCNLSRCDQGQNMWLMSDNSSKPG; encoded by the coding sequence ATGACAATTTCTACGCAAGACATCAAATTATTATGGGGCAGGGCAGCCCAAAGGTGTGCCTTTCCGGATTGCCAAAGAGTGTTGTCTGAGAATAAAAAAACAGCTCATGAAGGATTCCCTTTAGGCGAGATGGCGCATATCGTTGGAGAGTCTGAGAACGCACCGAGGGGAGATAGTAACTTATCCCTAGTGGATAGAGATTCATATTTCAATTTAATACTCCTTTGCCCAACTCATCATACGCTAATTGATAAAAATGTGAATGACTATACGATAGAAAAGCTTCACCTTCTCAAAGATCAACACGAATACTGGGTTGAGCGTTCCTTAGTCGGCAAGAAGGACACATTAGAAACCGCCCAAGCTGTGATTTACGGAAACTTGATAGACTCTGTTGTTGAAGCCTGCCAGCTTGATACTTGGGACACTTGGGCAAGCAGAGCCGCAGCATTAACAATCCGCTGGGATAAAGATGCGCATGATAGGCTATTTAGATTCAAGAATAAGATTATAGGCGCAATCTGGCCGAAAACCTTACCCGAATTGGAATGTACCATTAAAATGGTCACATATGAGTTATATGAAGCCGTTCAAACGTTCGCGCTTCATTGCAAACCAAGCACTACAAAAATAGAATATATGGTTGAGGATGTATTCTATAAGACACAAGGCTGGTTACCCCAAAAAGAATATGATGAGTTATTTGAAGAATATAAATGCTGGCATACCAAATGTGAAAACCATATTATCGAAGCGACTAAAGCCATAAACTGGTTAGCCGATGTAGTCAGACGGGATATTAATCCATTGTTCTACGCAACTAAAGGCAAATTTTTCTTGATACTTGGCCCTTATGGAGACACGTTGGAATTTAGAAGCTATTTTTTTGAATACACTAAGGATCAGAAACTATGTAATTTATCTCGCTGTGATCAAGGACAGAATATGTGGTTAATGTCCGATAATTCGTCAAAACCCGGTTGA
- a CDS encoding ADP-ribosylglycohydrolase family protein, giving the protein MLGAVAGDIIGSVYEFNNTQQSDFELFTPRSTFTDDTVLTVAVADCILHGKDYARTIWEYGNRYPDAGYGTRFLHWLSSKDLKPYNSFGNGSAMRVSPVSFAFGTLEDTLAEARRSAEVTHNHPEGIKGAQSVAAAIFLARRGESKQRIRSYITSTFGYDLSRTLDEIRPTYTFDETCQGSVPEAITVFLESSDFEDAIRKAVTLSGDSDTIACITGGIAQAFYGGVPKHIVAEVRKHLDPPLLAVIDEFNLKYLVA; this is encoded by the coding sequence ATGCTCGGTGCCGTCGCAGGGGACATTATCGGGTCAGTGTATGAGTTCAACAACACTCAACAGTCTGACTTTGAGCTTTTCACACCCCGCTCCACTTTCACCGATGACACCGTCCTGACCGTGGCCGTGGCGGATTGCATCCTGCACGGCAAAGATTACGCCCGCACCATCTGGGAATACGGCAACCGCTATCCCGATGCCGGCTATGGTACCCGTTTCCTCCACTGGCTCAGTTCCAAAGACCTGAAGCCCTACAACTCCTTCGGCAACGGGTCGGCCATGCGGGTTTCACCGGTAAGCTTTGCCTTTGGGACTCTGGAGGATACCCTGGCCGAGGCCCGCCGCAGCGCGGAGGTCACCCACAACCACCCGGAGGGCATCAAGGGCGCCCAGTCTGTGGCAGCGGCTATTTTTCTCGCCCGCCGCGGCGAGTCCAAGCAACGTATTAGAAGTTACATCACCTCGACCTTCGGCTACGACCTCAGCCGCACCCTCGACGAGATTCGGCCGACCTACACCTTCGACGAGACGTGCCAGGGCTCGGTGCCGGAGGCTATCACCGTCTTCCTCGAGTCATCGGACTTCGAAGACGCCATCCGCAAGGCTGTGACCCTCAGCGGCGATTCGGATACCATCGCCTGCATCACCGGCGGCATCGCCCAGGCCTTTTATGGCGGTGTGCCAAAACACATCGTCGCCGAGGTCAGGAAACACCTTGACCCTCCCCTTCTAGCTGTCATCGACGAGTTCAACCTAAAATACCTTGTGGCTTGA
- a CDS encoding B12-binding domain-containing radical SAM protein, producing the protein MRVLLVNPAKRFKGFLGKTRSLQPTVLPNSLLYIGAVLERGGHQVMIWDQQVDDRKSTDFFAAFNPQIVGFSVSVGGIIYEAIEQSKEFKSLDPSIKIVWGNVHPSMLPEQTLAEDYVDFVVIGPGEYTLLELTDHLGKKGTPATLAEINGLAFRDNGKIIVNPDRPFIQNLDELPDPAWHLVPMEDYWEKSLNTSRGCPSKCIFCYNPPFHKGQLGEFSAERIVSQMETLKNRYGVTLFRFFEDDFCHNRPRLHTFCKLVIEKKMKIRWDCDARAGLTEEDVSLMKRSGCASVGFGVESGSPRLLKFIRKTAKLEDIKQTFKLLVKHKILPKLYLISELPTETVADFEATKTLIKELGNPPYQYVSFLPYPGTELYNYCVARGLEPPKTTEEWAAFISQPDCGIRWSEVPKEMTAEFKQKLVKYYFWRRTFFALRHGMFSFYIPVNPSPKEFFRVIRFWWRYYVTRPITGH; encoded by the coding sequence ATGCGCGTCCTGTTAGTCAACCCCGCCAAGCGCTTTAAAGGCTTCCTGGGCAAAACCAGGTCGCTGCAGCCGACGGTGCTGCCCAATTCCCTTCTCTATATCGGCGCGGTGCTGGAGCGCGGCGGCCATCAGGTCATGATCTGGGACCAGCAGGTAGATGATCGCAAATCCACCGATTTCTTCGCCGCCTTCAATCCCCAAATAGTCGGCTTCTCTGTCTCTGTCGGCGGCATCATTTACGAGGCCATCGAGCAGTCGAAGGAATTTAAGAGCCTCGATCCCTCGATCAAAATCGTCTGGGGCAACGTCCACCCCTCGATGCTGCCGGAACAAACGCTGGCCGAGGATTACGTTGACTTCGTGGTCATCGGTCCCGGCGAGTACACCCTCCTTGAACTGACCGACCACCTAGGAAAAAAGGGCACGCCGGCGACACTCGCGGAGATCAATGGACTCGCTTTCAGGGACAATGGCAAAATTATCGTCAACCCCGACCGCCCTTTCATCCAGAACCTGGACGAACTGCCGGACCCGGCATGGCACCTGGTGCCCATGGAAGACTACTGGGAGAAATCCCTCAATACCTCCCGCGGCTGCCCGTCAAAGTGCATCTTTTGTTACAACCCGCCGTTCCACAAGGGGCAGCTCGGCGAGTTTTCCGCGGAACGCATCGTATCTCAGATGGAGACGCTAAAGAACCGCTACGGCGTGACCCTGTTCCGCTTCTTCGAGGATGATTTCTGCCACAACCGACCTCGGCTGCATACTTTTTGCAAACTGGTCATCGAGAAAAAGATGAAGATCCGCTGGGACTGCGACGCGCGCGCCGGCCTGACCGAGGAAGACGTCAGCCTGATGAAGCGAAGCGGCTGCGCCTCGGTGGGCTTCGGAGTTGAGAGCGGTTCGCCGCGGCTTTTGAAGTTCATACGCAAGACGGCCAAGCTCGAGGACATCAAGCAGACGTTCAAACTCCTGGTCAAGCACAAGATACTGCCCAAGCTCTATCTCATCTCGGAGCTGCCGACCGAGACCGTCGCGGACTTCGAAGCCACCAAGACCCTCATCAAGGAACTCGGCAACCCGCCGTACCAGTACGTTTCCTTCCTGCCATACCCCGGCACCGAACTCTATAATTACTGCGTCGCCCGCGGCCTTGAGCCCCCAAAAACGACCGAGGAATGGGCGGCTTTTATCTCCCAGCCGGACTGCGGCATCCGATGGTCGGAAGTGCCCAAAGAAATGACCGCCGAATTCAAGCAGAAGCTGGTAAAATATTACTTCTGGCGGCGGACCTTCTTCGCGCTGCGGCACGGGATGTTCTCCTTCTACATACCGGTAAACCCCAGCCCGAAGGAATTTTTCCGCGTCATACGCTTCTGGTGGCGCTACTACGTCACCCGCCCGATAACGGGACACTAA
- a CDS encoding Smr/MutS family protein — MAKKVRRASTGSAWAPEAVPSLDLHALTVVEALPRVDLFLHDCYRAGYHRVRVVHGKGTGVLKIEVSRYLSTHPLVIGYRASDVYHGGIGATEVDLSDK; from the coding sequence GTGGCTAAAAAAGTCCGCCGGGCTTCAACCGGCAGCGCCTGGGCGCCGGAAGCTGTGCCGTCGCTCGACCTGCATGCCCTGACCGTCGTCGAGGCCCTGCCCAGGGTGGACTTGTTCCTCCACGACTGCTACCGGGCCGGCTACCACAGGGTGCGGGTGGTCCACGGCAAGGGCACCGGAGTCCTTAAGATAGAGGTCTCCCGGTATCTCTCCACCCATCCCCTCGTCATCGGATATCGGGCCTCAGACGTCTATCACGGCGGCATTGGCGCCACTGAAGTTGATTTAAGCGATAAATAA
- a CDS encoding basic amino acid ABC transporter substrate-binding protein: MKKFLWILVALVAVFGLALPGCGDSSANPTTSAPPLKIRVATDATWAPFEFVDTASGKIVGFDIDLFNEIAKKANIEVEYVNVEWDSLLAGMAQGTYDAAISSITITEDRKKEMNFTNPYYAAGQIIVVRSNNTTITGAANIKGKVGVQSGTTGDTEVSAMTGVEKVAYDEIGLAFAALLTNQIDAIVCDTPVAAGYTKKNPTQLKTVGAMLSAEEYGIAVPKGKEDLLAKLNTALAQVKAAGTIPTLLAKWEIE, from the coding sequence ATGAAAAAATTCCTCTGGATCCTGGTTGCCCTGGTTGCTGTCTTCGGCCTGGCGCTGCCCGGCTGCGGTGACAGCAGCGCCAATCCCACAACTTCAGCCCCCCCGCTGAAGATCCGCGTCGCCACAGATGCTACCTGGGCACCTTTCGAATTTGTGGACACGGCATCCGGTAAAATTGTCGGTTTCGACATCGACCTGTTCAACGAGATCGCCAAGAAGGCCAATATCGAGGTCGAATACGTCAATGTTGAATGGGATTCACTGCTGGCCGGCATGGCTCAGGGTACCTACGACGCCGCCATCTCTTCCATCACCATCACCGAAGACCGCAAGAAAGAGATGAATTTCACCAATCCATACTATGCCGCCGGTCAGATCATCGTCGTTCGCTCCAATAACACCACCATTACCGGCGCGGCCAATATCAAGGGCAAGGTCGGCGTCCAGTCCGGCACCACCGGTGATACCGAGGTTTCCGCTATGACCGGGGTTGAAAAGGTCGCCTACGATGAAATCGGCCTGGCCTTCGCCGCCCTTTTGACCAACCAGATTGATGCCATCGTGTGCGATACCCCGGTAGCCGCCGGCTACACTAAAAAGAATCCCACCCAATTGAAAACAGTTGGCGCCATGCTCTCCGCCGAGGAATACGGCATCGCCGTACCCAAGGGCAAGGAAGACCTGCTGGCCAAGCTCAACACGGCTTTGGCTCAGGTCAAAGCCGCCGGGACCATCCCGACACTCCTTGCCAAGTGGGAAATCGAGTAA
- a CDS encoding GH3 family domain-containing protein has product MSQLSELFRQGKYEEMWDRCCGFIDLSLPEFMNVQKRLLLEQLELLKNCQLGRGILKGANPTTVEEFRKMVPLTSYEDYAPYLLKRRWEVLPRKPILWQYTSGKSSEYSYRWAPVTARMLDETEALVFALSFFSSATKRRDIKIRPGDRVLYGMAPPPYATGTMTRVFPHEMFDFLPPVSEAEQASFEDRINTGFKMGLDRGMDYVLSMSSVAYAIGERFKHNGGSVDIKKLVRKPKTLARLVKGKLAARLAGRKMLPRDLWKLKGLITYGIDGEVFRDKIKEMWGRYPLDFHGCTEAPVIAMQTWDHQGMTFIPHLNFFEFIPEAEAIKCWQDPAYQPQTFLMDELKPGNYELVITNLHGGAFVRYRLGHLVQITSMRNDKLDIDIPQMRFLARVDDQIDIAGFTRLSEKVIWKALENSGVEYEEWTARKEVVAGKPELRIYVELKKNESRGTAQIADAVHAELKQLDTPYAELEEFTGLRPIEVTVLPHGAFKLYKMKQQAAGAELAHLKPPHLNANDAIIEFLTSTARTVRVAEAAPVAAAA; this is encoded by the coding sequence GTGAGCCAGTTATCAGAGCTATTCCGCCAGGGTAAATACGAAGAAATGTGGGACCGCTGCTGCGGCTTCATCGACCTGTCGCTGCCGGAGTTCATGAATGTCCAGAAGCGGCTGCTTCTGGAGCAGCTGGAACTGCTGAAAAACTGCCAGCTGGGACGCGGCATTCTCAAGGGCGCCAACCCGACCACGGTGGAGGAGTTCCGCAAGATGGTGCCTCTGACTTCCTATGAAGACTACGCGCCTTACTTATTAAAGCGCCGCTGGGAAGTGCTGCCGCGGAAGCCTATCCTGTGGCAGTACACTTCCGGCAAAAGCTCCGAGTACTCGTACCGCTGGGCGCCGGTGACGGCCCGGATGCTTGACGAAACCGAAGCCCTGGTCTTTGCCCTGTCATTTTTCTCCTCGGCCACCAAGCGGCGCGATATCAAAATCCGCCCCGGCGACCGGGTGCTCTACGGCATGGCCCCGCCCCCCTACGCAACCGGCACGATGACCCGCGTCTTCCCCCACGAGATGTTCGACTTTCTGCCCCCGGTGTCGGAGGCGGAGCAAGCTTCTTTCGAAGACCGCATCAACACCGGTTTCAAGATGGGCCTGGACCGGGGCATGGATTACGTCCTGTCCATGTCCAGCGTGGCTTACGCCATCGGCGAACGGTTCAAGCACAACGGCGGCTCGGTTGATATCAAGAAACTGGTCAGGAAACCCAAGACGCTGGCCAGGCTGGTCAAAGGCAAGCTGGCGGCCCGGCTGGCCGGCCGCAAAATGCTGCCCCGCGACCTGTGGAAACTCAAGGGGCTCATCACCTACGGCATCGACGGCGAGGTCTTCCGCGACAAGATCAAGGAGATGTGGGGCCGGTACCCGCTGGACTTCCACGGCTGCACCGAAGCCCCGGTGATCGCCATGCAGACCTGGGACCACCAGGGCATGACCTTCATCCCGCACCTGAATTTCTTCGAGTTCATACCGGAGGCCGAGGCGATCAAATGCTGGCAGGATCCGGCTTACCAGCCTCAGACGTTCCTCATGGACGAACTCAAACCAGGCAACTACGAACTGGTCATTACCAACCTTCACGGCGGCGCTTTCGTCCGCTACCGATTGGGGCACCTGGTGCAGATCACATCCATGCGCAACGATAAGCTGGACATCGATATCCCGCAGATGCGCTTTCTCGCTCGCGTCGACGATCAGATCGACATCGCCGGTTTCACCCGCCTGTCTGAAAAGGTCATCTGGAAGGCGCTGGAGAATTCCGGGGTCGAATACGAAGAATGGACAGCCCGCAAAGAGGTGGTCGCCGGCAAACCCGAGCTGCGGATCTACGTCGAGCTCAAGAAAAACGAAAGCCGCGGCACCGCCCAGATCGCCGATGCCGTTCATGCCGAGTTAAAACAGCTGGATACCCCCTATGCCGAATTGGAAGAATTCACCGGCCTGCGGCCGATCGAAGTCACAGTGCTGCCACACGGGGCGTTCAAACTCTACAAGATGAAGCAGCAGGCGGCCGGGGCCGAACTGGCGCACCTCAAACCGCCGCACCTCAACGCGAATGACGCCATTATCGAGTTCCTGACTTCGACTGCCAGGACGGTCAGAGTCGCCGAGGCCGCGCCGGTGGCTGCGGCAGCCTAA
- a CDS encoding B12-binding domain-containing radical SAM protein — protein MKILLVNPARKHLATFGHHSVFPNSLLYIAAVLEKAGHDVRIYDNQVDLREPKDFVEFNPQLVGFSVLSGPNIAEAIQQTKEFKALLPGVKTVWGNVHPSVLPEQTAAEDYIDYLCIGAGEYMMSELASHLETGAPSIDRIKGLVWKNNGNTVVNEPSEFIKNLDELPDPAWHLIDVPKYWEKSLNTSRGCPSKCTFCYSPLFYKGYSGDLSAERIVSQIEHLYRAYGVKFMRFFEDTFTCNRDRLRKFCELMIERKVPVQWDCDSRIGLSDEDIGLMSKAGCLSVGLGIESGSPRVIKFIKKGITVKAVEETIERLARHKIMPRLYFIAELPTETVEEFKETQDLIKRLDKPPYQYMPYMPFPATVLYDYIIKEGLIQEPKHLAEWAGVLTLRSMNPSYLKVPPEMLDKALDDLRDMYFLRPLRFALRHMPLYFTRLAPTPGNLLKGLKRFWLYFSTRPLPEGRIRGQLR, from the coding sequence TTGAAAATTCTCCTGGTTAATCCCGCCCGGAAACACCTGGCCACCTTCGGCCATCACAGCGTTTTCCCCAACAGCCTGCTTTATATAGCGGCGGTGCTGGAGAAGGCCGGCCATGACGTGCGCATCTATGACAACCAGGTAGACCTGCGCGAGCCGAAAGACTTCGTCGAGTTTAACCCCCAGCTCGTGGGCTTTTCAGTCTTGTCCGGTCCGAACATCGCCGAGGCTATCCAACAGACGAAAGAATTCAAGGCGCTGCTGCCTGGGGTAAAGACCGTCTGGGGCAATGTTCATCCCAGCGTCCTGCCGGAACAGACCGCGGCTGAAGATTATATAGATTACCTGTGTATCGGCGCCGGGGAATATATGATGTCAGAGTTGGCATCCCACCTCGAAACCGGCGCGCCGTCAATCGACAGGATTAAAGGGCTGGTCTGGAAGAACAACGGCAATACTGTAGTCAATGAACCGAGCGAGTTCATCAAGAACCTCGACGAGCTGCCGGACCCGGCCTGGCACCTCATCGACGTGCCCAAATACTGGGAAAAGTCCTTGAACACATCCCGCGGCTGCCCGTCAAAATGCACCTTCTGCTACTCGCCGCTGTTCTACAAGGGTTACTCCGGCGATTTGTCCGCCGAGCGCATCGTCTCACAGATAGAGCACCTTTACCGCGCCTACGGCGTGAAGTTCATGCGCTTCTTCGAGGACACCTTCACCTGCAACCGCGACCGGCTGCGGAAGTTCTGCGAGCTGATGATTGAGCGCAAAGTGCCGGTGCAGTGGGACTGCGACTCCCGAATCGGCCTGTCTGACGAGGACATCGGGCTGATGTCGAAAGCCGGGTGTTTAAGCGTCGGCTTAGGGATAGAAAGCGGCTCGCCGCGCGTCATCAAGTTCATCAAGAAGGGCATCACCGTCAAGGCGGTGGAGGAGACTATCGAGCGCCTGGCCCGCCACAAAATCATGCCCCGTTTGTATTTCATCGCCGAACTGCCCACCGAGACGGTCGAGGAGTTCAAGGAAACCCAGGACCTCATCAAGCGGCTGGACAAACCGCCGTACCAGTACATGCCGTACATGCCATTCCCGGCTACGGTGCTTTACGATTACATCATCAAAGAAGGCCTGATCCAGGAACCTAAGCACCTGGCTGAATGGGCCGGGGTGCTGACGCTAAGATCGATGAACCCCAGCTACCTCAAAGTGCCGCCGGAGATGCTGGACAAAGCCCTTGACGACCTGCGGGACATGTATTTCCTTCGCCCGCTGCGCTTCGCCCTGCGCCACATGCCGCTCTACTTCACCCGCCTGGCGCCGACGCCCGGCAATCTGCTAAAGGGCTTGAAGCGTTTCTGGCTGTATTTCAGCACCCGGCCGCTGCCGGAGGGCAGAATCCGGGGACAGTTGCGATGA
- a CDS encoding amino acid ABC transporter permease — translation MTEPIKNTPDQELSFVTGGEVNIRQDPWWWLVAAVAALILVLVVAQPDPFKDIVVFARDGIAITVLVTVVSYILMLVAGLFGGLGRMAKNKILFTISTLYVEIVRGIPLLVQLIAWYFASPVIIQQVGTWLNLAPLIEYRANPIVTAIIAITVCYGAYMSEIVRAGIQSIPKGQMEAARSLGMSHFQAMRFVVLPQAFRVILPPMGNEFIALLKDSSLVSVVAVADLTRRGREFMAANFNPIETWTMVALLYLIMTLFAARIVSFIEKKTRYER, via the coding sequence ATGACAGAACCGATCAAAAATACTCCAGACCAGGAATTAAGCTTTGTCACCGGTGGCGAGGTCAATATCCGCCAGGACCCCTGGTGGTGGCTGGTTGCTGCCGTGGCCGCCCTGATCCTGGTGCTGGTCGTTGCCCAGCCTGACCCCTTCAAAGATATCGTCGTTTTCGCCCGCGACGGCATCGCTATCACGGTACTGGTGACGGTGGTGTCATATATTCTGATGCTCGTCGCCGGGCTTTTTGGCGGTCTGGGGCGGATGGCCAAGAACAAGATCCTGTTCACCATTTCCACCCTCTATGTCGAGATCGTCCGCGGCATTCCGCTGCTGGTTCAGCTCATCGCCTGGTATTTCGCCTCGCCGGTCATTATCCAGCAGGTCGGCACCTGGCTCAACCTTGCGCCGCTCATCGAATACCGGGCCAATCCCATCGTGACCGCCATCATCGCCATCACCGTCTGTTACGGCGCCTATATGTCGGAGATCGTCCGCGCCGGCATCCAGAGCATTCCCAAGGGCCAGATGGAAGCTGCCCGCTCCCTGGGCATGAGCCATTTCCAGGCGATGCGCTTCGTGGTGCTGCCGCAGGCCTTCCGTGTCATCCTGCCGCCCATGGGCAACGAATTCATCGCCTTGCTCAAAGATTCGTCGCTGGTTTCCGTCGTCGCCGTGGCTGACCTGACCCGCCGCGGCCGGGAGTTCATGGCAGCCAATTTCAATCCCATCGAGACCTGGACGATGGTGGCCTTGCTCTACCTCATCATGACCCTGTTCGCCGCGCGCATCGTCTCCTTCATCGAGAAAAAGACACGGTACGAGAGATAA